TCCCATCCTATCACTCCTCCAACTAATTATTCAGCAAAACCCCACAACTACTAATACTCATTTCGTTTGTAGGGCCCAGCCAGTCAGTGATTCAGAGACAAGTAGGCCGGACTCCTCcttgtattttaatttaattttacatAAAAACACACTACTACTACTACGCATTGAAAACGAGTTGCAAATGCACATATCAATATATTCTAACGAAATAATGACCGTTTgatctgagagagagagagatactaTTTTGCAGGTCTGTTAATGACCATTTGATCCTCTTGACATGAAATGATGATCTGTCGCTTCTCTATCCAAGGTCGATCGATCCACCGCCACTTGGATATCTCCACTGcttctttcttcatcttatatttttgaaaagcaTTCTAATAGTATCTTATCTTGAGTTACATACTGCCTTGTGTTTGAACATTTCTCTCTTTAGTACGTAAATAAGTTTATTGGAGGGACATCCTTCTAGAGCTTattttgtattgtattttaGTAATTTAAACCGTCTTTTGTAGATGCtcattcaaaaaaaatcatcattacgaaaaatcacttgaatcctaTATCATTTGACTACTCAAatgattatttaaattttagtactttctctAAAGCactgtgttcattgattttatagGACACAATTGAATGTctaaacggtttccgatttatctaattttttgcaagaatgATATATAAATGTTTGAATCGttgaaaaatatttcgtaAAGAATCCTAAATAGTGTCCCTCAAtagaatatatatgtatgttttaACAACAACGCATTCATCAAAACTGTATTTATTTGTTCATCATCTTTGATGACCTGCATTATATTCATAAAATCATACGGTATTTGAATGGTGCAACTTCATAAATGTTTATTGTTACATTCCCATATCCAACTCTAACGGTAGGGTCTCaagaataaaaggaaaaaaaaaaaaaccctaactgataaataatataatatcaaaGTTTGTCGTTTCCTTCATTACAAACTAAATGTTTCatctatatttatattaatattaagtAAACTCACTGTGTGAACTATTGTGGAGGGTGACTCTCAAACTCTCATTGAAGCCATTAATGGGGTTATACAGATTCCTTGGAGATTATTCACTATCGTCCACAATGTAAGAGCCCTCATTCCTTGCTTCCAAGTCATTACCTTCAACCATATTTTATGTGAAGCAAATATCGTAGAGGATGCGTTGGCGGCTATTGGTCATCAGATTCCTTCTCGACACGTTTGGTTGGATCAGCTGCCTTCTACTGCAGCAAGAGCTGCCAGTTGAAAATTTGTACTAGAAAAGCgataaaaataggaaaagaagCCTATAAGCGCACTTGAGGCCCACCAGTAAAAAACTGAAGTCCAACCCACTTCCTCTAAGGCCCAATTTCTTGGGCTGCCTCCGTCACTGTGATCTACAATGTCTACATCTTCCTCTCCTCTCTGTCGCTTGAccctttttttccccttcctTAAACCCTATTAtacctttcttccttttctttgttttttgggcaACGTccttaaaccctaaattcaCCTCCCGCACAGTTGCGGTTTTAGAAGAACCTATTAGTCTCTTGCAACACTATAATATCTCTCTATCTCTGGGAGAGCGGAGCTTCACCAATTCTCTCATGGCGTCTCTACCTCTGAAGAAGAACTACCGTTGCGTGCCCTCTCTGCAACAGTTCTACTCCGGCGGGCCCTTCGTGGTCTCATCCGACGGCTCCTTCATCGCCTGCAAGTGCGGCGACTCCATTAAGATAGTGGACACCTCCAACGCCTCAATTCGGTCGACCATTGAAGGCGACTCTGAGGACGTTACAGCTTTGGCCCTTAGCCCCGACGACAAGTTGCTCTTCTCCTCTGGCCACAGTCGCCAAATTAGGATTTGGGACCTCGCCACCTTCAAGTGTGTGCGTTCTTGGAAGGTAATTAAATGCCTAATTGAAATTGTTCTATTTGGTTCTCTCTTATATTACTACGAAAAATGCAAATGACTGGCATTTTTGGTTGGAAAATAGGGTCATGATGGGCCTGTTATGGGAATGGCTTGTCACCCATCTGGGGGATTGCTTGCGACTGCAGGAGCTGATAGGAAGGTTCTTGTTTGGGATGTTGATGGTAGCTTCTGCACTCATTACTTTAAAGGTCACAAAGGAGTTGTTTCTAGTGTTCTCTTCCATCCCGATCCTACTAAATCACTTGTAAGCTCCATGTCCACATAGCTCTTACCTCTCATTTTTGTCTTTACGATTTCCAGATGAAATGGGTTGAAActagttattttatttatttataactcATTACGCTGATTGTTGgtctcatttttttaattagctTTTCTCCGCAAGTGATGATACAACTGTGCATGTTTGGGACCTATTAGCCAAGAAGTGTGTTGCAACGCTTAATGGGCATCACTCGACAGTCACTTCTATGGCACTATCTGAAGATGGGACGACGTTGCTCACAGCTGGAAGAGATAAGGTAAGGCTAGACCTTATATTTCGTACCTCTATTTTAAGTGATATGCCTACGCATCTGTGTGCATCAAGTTCTTGCTTGTATGTTTTCATTTAGTGTCCATCTGGTAATGTCTTTAATTGTTCTGAGCCTAGACTTTGTAATAGGGGCAGCTAAATCGGATCCGAGTGTGCCAATTCAATTATGATTTGGGTAATTTGAGGTCAAGAACAAGTAGATCATGGGTAGTGGAGAGGTGAACCTTAATTAGATTGTCTATATTTATGTGATAATGATCAATTATTTGTTATGAATTCTAGAATGTCTATCTTCTTGACATCTTTTTTCAGAACCCTTCTTATTTTGCCTCACTGGGATGTTTACTGAGTATTATTTGTCATGCTCTTTAGTTTTCATTGCTGTTTATATGTCAGCTCGAAATTGATTGCAGAATGGTTTCAGGTTGTAATCTTGTGGAACCTTCATGACTTTAGCTGCATGAAGACTGTAACAACATATGAGGTCCTTGAAGGTGTGTGCGCAATCCATTCTGGACCCCTGTTATCTTCCTGTTTGAGTTCCTGCAAGCAGAAGAGTGGGAAGAAAAGTGGGTTACCTGCAATATGTTTTATAACAGTTGGTGAACGCGGGGTTGTACGGATTTGGAATTCTGAAGGGTAAATCTTGAGGGctcaaaaaatattttgtttgaagtaATTCTTGGTTTTAAAGAATTGTTAGTTATGCGTTAAATGATTGTAAGTCCCTTGGAATCAATGGCTTGTATTTGGTGAGTTCGTTTACTggtactttatttattttgacagTGCAGTTTGCCTATTTGAGCAAAAGTCCTCAGATGTTACTCCCTCCTCAGATGGGGATGAATCGAAAAGGGGTTTCACTGCCGCTGTCCTGCTACCGTCAGATAAAGGGCTGCTTTGTGTGACTGCTGATCAGGAGTTCCTTTTATATTCCCCAGTTAAGGTTCCCGAAGGGACGTTGGAATTTGTCCTAAGCAAAAGACTTGTAGGATACAATGATGAGATTGTGGATATGAAGTTTTTAGGTGATGAGGAACAATTTCTTGCTGTTGCCACAAATATTGAACAGGTAATTACTAGATTCCTATCTACCTTAGATTAATCATGTTGTTGGCTTGCAACTAGAATTGGTTGGTTCAACTAAATATGTACATGCTATAAAACTCTGAGAAGATCAATTCTCTCCTCGAATGAAAATATCACATTTTAACTTTTCATTGCATCCTTGTTTTCTTAAATGTCTTTGAACTCAGTTCTTTGTTAACCTTTCATTGCTTCCTATGCACCATTTTCATTCTTGTACCATGCATCAACGTATGTTCATGAAAATCCTTGCTTCACTGATGGGGATTCAAAACTTGTGAATCTGAATCTGGTTTTACTAAAATACTAGGTTTGACATTGCACACCTACACATTATTGGTTTTAGAGTGTTTATTTAGCTGAAAATCCATCTGTTCAGCGTCAGTTGTCTTTTATTTAGAAGTGTCCttgataattgaaaattttcattgtttaGAAATATACATTTCTGTGGTAATCCTGGTACTATCTATTTAAGTTGGGCGAATACAGCTTGATTGGGTCATGATACCATGTAGGCTAGTGCACCCATTAGATGAGTGCATCCTTCAAGTATTCATGTGATTAAAGTAATATGACGTCTGTTATATGGTTTGGTTATTGAAATGTTAGTTAACCTGGAAACATGCAGGTACGAGTATATGATGTTGCATCCATGTCGTGTTCTTATGTGCTGGCAGGTCATACTGGAATTGTTCTATGTCTTGACACCTGCGTATCAAGTTGTGGAAGAACACTTATAGTGACTGGAAGCAAGGACAACACTGTAAGTCTCTGTCTGCCATAAGGCAGTTGTGGGCTTGTTTTTCTCCCTCTCCGGTGCTGGTAGAAACTTGATCTCCTGGATTCATATAGATTTCAAGAACTATATTAGGCTAAGAATCTGTCTGTTGTGTCTCCCTGTGTCTGCATGTGGCCTGTGTGTTTATAGATTATATATGTTGTCATTTCTGACTCTATCCTCTGTAGGTTCGGTTGTGGGAATCAGAAAGTAGATGTTGCCTTGGTCTTGGCATAGGTCACATGGGAAGTATTGGAGCTATTGCTTTCTCAAAAAAGCGTAAAGACTTTTTCGTTAGTGGTAGTAGGTGAGCACTTTGCAGGCCATCCATTTACCAAATTCTGTCTTATATTTTGTTTACAATTGCAACCTATACTGGTGATGCTTTCAATAGTTAAATGATTGCTTGGGTTGTGACCTCAAGGAGGATATCTCTATTGAGCTCTATTTAGCTGATTAAGGTGTTAAGGGACTGTTTAGTCTTTGTATAACCTATATTATGTTTTCGTCTAGTGATCGTACCCTCAAGGTGTGGAATTTGGATGGTCTTCCAGACAATGGGGAAAAGCCTATAAATTTGAAAGCAAAGGCTGGTGTAGCAGCCCACGATAAGGATATCAATTCAGTAGCTGTTGCACCTAATGATAGTTTAGTTTGTAGTGGTTCACAGGTTTGTAGTTTTTTAAGGTTCTttaattcttttatatttatcaTATTACCTTAGTGAAACTATGGCACTACCTTACTCAACTTTCTGGGTTCTCCTCATTGATCAGGATCGCACTGCTTGTGTCTGGAGGCTTCCAGATCTTGTACCAGTAGTTGTACTTAAGGGTCATAAAAGGGGCGTTTGGTCTGTAGAATTTTCTCCAGTTGATCAATGTGTTATAACAGCTTCTGGTGACAAAACAATAAAGATATGGGCCATATCTGACGGTTCATGCTTGAAAACATTTGAAGGGCATACAACAAGTGTATTAAGAGCATCATTCCTTACTCGTGGAACCCAGTTTGTTTCTTGCGGTAATGAGGCTCACTTCACACTTTTGTTGTCCTCGCCTCTTGTAACTGTGGCTATATATGCATTGACTATATTATCATTTTCAGGTGCTGATGGTTTGTTAAAGCTGTGGATGGTCAAAACCGATGAATGCATTGCTACATATGATCAGCATGAGAACAAGGTActgaaaatatatacatatcaaTTTATTAGTCAATATAATGTATGTTAAAAGTTAGAAGTGAGGAGTCGGAAGGTTTGTTATTGTCTATCATTTACTCGTCTGTCGTTGAGTTGTGATTTATTGACCTTGGGTCACACAGCAAAAGTTCTGTAGGAGACTTGATAATATACCTGAAAACATGTGATCATCAACATCAAGTCGTCAAAATGTAGGTTGAACTTTCAGATTATGGCAACGTAAATATGTTGGGTTTATGATCATCAACATGTAGGTTTTGATAATATACCTGAAAACATGTGATCATCAACATGGAGTCGTCAAACTGTAGGTTGAATTTTGGCAACGTAAATATGTTGGGTTTATGATTTGTTGGATGTACTGGAACTATCCTCTCATGGCTGAGATCTCTTGATCTTGGTTTTGGCCTTTGAAATCTGTTTTAATGCTTTTCAGCCCTAACCTGGCTGGCCAAGCTAACTTTTTCCTATCTTCCCTACCGAAGTAGATTTTTGCTTTCCGTGTCATTTACTGACAAGATTTAATCTGCAGGTTTATGCCTTAGCTGTTGGAAAGAACACAGAAATGCTTGCAACTGGCAGCAGTGATGCTGTCATCAATCTATGGTACGATTGTACTGCCTCTGATAAAGAGGAAGCTTTTCGTAGAGAGGTGagttgctgttttttttttttttttttttgtttcttttttgggtgcaTAATACAGTTTTATGGAATGCGAAATattaaaatctaaaaataGAGCAAATTCATCTTAGACAATTGATTTCTGGCATTAaccaaatttcattaataagtCAGGCTATTGTTACCTTTGGTTCCAAGATCTTTTGTTATATTGATAGGTGAAATCTTAAGATATTACATGTGAACAaatttttgtcaaattcacttttaaaaaatatagatCTATTTACACATGGGATATTTCATTATGATTCAGGAGGAAGGTGTTTTAAAGAATCAAGAACTAGAAAATGCTGTATTAGATGCTGACTTTACTAAAGCAATCCAAGTTGCCTTCGAGCTTCGCAAGCCTCATAAGCTTTATGAGTGTTTTTCTCAAGTTTGGAGGTTGGGAAtgattttcttctattttctatttatgtttttttcttttccttttactgGTTCTCTCTTGAACTTTTGACATGTAACTCATACATGTTGTCTGcaggaagagaaaaaatgaaaagcagATAGAGAAATCCCTTCAGACCCTTGGCAAGGAAGAGCTCAAGCTATTATTTGAATACGTTCGAGAATGGAATACAAAGCCAAAGCTCTGTCATGTTGCACACTTCGTGCTTTCTAAAGTTTTCAGCATCCTTAATCCAATAGAGATTACTGAGGTAGTTCTTTTTACTTACGTTTGTGTCGTCTTTTAAGGTTCCAAAGAAAAGCATTCTGTAGGATATTGTCATATTCACTAAATGTTGGTGTTGATACATTTTAGTGATTGGTTATCTGTCAAACTGCATGTGTTGACAAGCCTCCCTTAGTACTGGCATTAATTCCTACAAATGGGTATTGCGCTTTAGATCTCTCTGGTGTTGTATGGTGTTCTGCTTGAAGAGGATCTTGTTTGTTCCTTGATCAATAATCATGGTTTTTGGTTAATcaataatgaaaattattgGTTTGTCAGATCCGATCTGGTTAACTTTGTTTCACTAAAAACACTCCCCCCTCTCCCCTTTTATCTCATTGGTTGTCAAATGCATGATTAGGATGTTTGTGTTGGTGTTGACACTAGGACACATTGAAATGGTGGCCATTTTTTCTGGCCTGAAAAGAGCCTTACTGATTGATTTTTGGTCTTATCAGATAAAAGGCATTGACGAAGTCCTTGAAGGTCTCTTGTCGTATTCCCAGAGGCATTTTAGCAGGATGGACAGGCATGTAACAAGCACATTTTTGGTAAACTACACTCTTACTGGAATGTCAGTCATTGAACCAGAGACAGATACAAGAGTAATGGATGACAGGTCTTTGATGCACTCTGTTGGTGATGATGAGAATGGGACGTTAATACAGGAACTTGAAGATGAGGAGCAAAAGCAGACCTCTCAAGggttgaaagaaaaagcagtttCGAAGAAACGGAAatcaaagaaatcaaaagatGGTGTCAATAAGAAAGTTAAGGGATCCAGCTTATAATAGGGTTTCAATTCTTGTATCAATATTGGTGGAAGTTTTGGCCCTTGTAATGTATTTGTCCAACTGATTGAGCAGATTGTTGTCTGTGATTCAATCAGAAATTTTGGGATCATATTGAGAATTTGTAGCCATTATAGAAAATGCGCTTCTGCCCTGTACTTTTGGCTTCCAATGCCCCGGTCTGGGGAATGGTACCATACGTATTACCTCGTGTGTAttatgtttggtgtttgctacTGCTTGGACGAATTTACCAATAgcaattcataattttttaccTTAGCACTCCCTTCTTGGAACTTCAATTACTCTCTCTTGTTATAATAGTACCCCAAAACTTGTAACTTGTTTATTCTAATCAAGGAGGGGTCCATAATGTATATTTGACCTTTTTCAACAAGCACTGATTCATGAAATGTCATTTAGTTGGTCAATATACCCTTagtatatgtataaatattaaGCTTAATGGTACCAGGCAGTACCCaaatcttcaaattttatagcaCAGTACACTAGGACTAGATCATAGAGATGAAAACGGACAGCAATATAGCACAGCTGGTCAATGACATCCTCAAACCACGACCTTGTTCATGAGACgaaagaaacagagaagagGTAGCAGCTGATGATTTTAAATTTGCTGGGTCAGTTGGGGGCGAGGCAGGCACTGCAGCTGGTGTATTTGGATTATCATCAACGGGTGATGATGAGGCTGGAGGAGCTTTATCAGAAcaagaatcatcatcttgatcaggtggtggtggtaaaggaggaggaggaggtgctAGTGCTGCTAGAACCCCGTCTATGCCATGGCATCGAATAGAAGAGGCCGATGCAGCGCATACATTTGGTTTAACAATTTTGACATTGTTGAGATAGAAATACCTCCCTGCATTGTTGCTGGCATTGTTGGAGACTCTGAGTAAGTAGCCTGGCTTTGAACTGGGAATTGTTGAACCTGTTGGGATATGTTCCAAATACTCGAAAAGCAATGGTGAAGGGATTGAATGACGAAGCAACAAATCCATAACAGCGTCCCCCTCCTCATGTGCCACTGCCACTGGCAACACCACCTCTGATAGCATCTGATCGTTGGGCATCAAGAAAGTGACGTTCTTTTCTAGTCTCTCATCAAAGGGGCCTACCATGTTCATCAGCATTACAAAGGTGAAGTAGTTGCCGCTTTGCATCTCTCCTATGGCAGCGCCAATCTCTTCATATTGATTCCTCGGGCTCATAGGTGGAGGAAGAGaagtatttgtatttgtatttgtagaaGAAACTGATGAAATATTGCAGAGTATTATTATTGCAGCCATGATCAGATTCATATTCACAAGTAAGGAGGTGGCCATGACTTTCAGGTGGTTGATTATGAAAGGGGTGAGGACGACGAGGACGAGGAGAGGTAGATGTGTCTGTTTCATTCAATGTTTGTCTTATCTTTATATTATAGGAGGAGTAGGAGCAGAGCAGGACCATGCAACTCTGCTGCTTCAACAACTGAGTTCCACGCCTTTCGTGTTTTCTGAGTTCTTTAGGGATACGGTTTGCATGTGGTGTGGGTACGACTTATGaggtttttttcttgaattatTCTTCTACTGCACTGCACCTTCTAAATTATTCATTGGTGCCCAACCAGCAGCAAAATTTGTTCAGTTCAGAATTCAGATCAAAGTTTGTTTCAAACCAAAGTGGTGTCGGATCGGAAGCTCGACTGGTCAACCTTGTGTTTCGAAAACAAGAAATTTCGAAATATCACTTTATCCGCCGCcccaaaaccaaatttattaGTTATGTCAGCCAGACAAGAAAATATTTGGATTTCATGTCGACGACTTCACTTTATTCTCCATACATAAAGTATAAGCAAGTAATAAATCGAATCCTGATAGGtaacaacaattatatattgcACTGCACGAGAGCGACAGAATGGAAGGAAACTGACAGAATTCATACTACCTTTCAAGTCGATTGAtatcacaaaagaaaaaaaaaaattcataatcaaTAATCTGAGTACCATaaacaatataaatttaaaaaaaaaaaaaaaaaatcctaatcATCCAAGTCAAAGCGAAACATTCAAATTAATTCTCCATTAAAGCATCAAAAAAATGCTGGGAAACCTACAACATCCCTATGCGGCTGCGGCTATGCCTTTGTTGGTCCCATCCCATGGCATCATAATAGAGAGTCATACTCAAATTGCTCCAAGTTACTTAATTACTGCTGGACAAAATTCAAATAGGAACAAGAAGCACCACATGCTAGTGCCACCACAAAGCACGATTTAACTTGTTCAGGTATGAAACAAATAAAGGAATGTAACTGAACAGATTAATAGCAAAGAATGACCTATTTATTAGGGGAACTGGAATGATCCACCAATTTGGTTGGTACCAGAAGGTGGATTGATTGCCACCCAAAGAAGAGAGATGGTAATTGCAATGAGCCCCGACCATACAAAAACAATGGTGGGTGTCCTCCCTCGTCTCCCCATCAACCCTTTGGCAAAAGGATAGAGATGAGCTAAAACCCAGAAACTGAAGAAAACCCCGCCAAGTAACCGGCTCCACTGCGGTATCACACTGTATATTGTTCGGCTAAACCCAACTGCTATTGCAATTAAGTTGACCATCATGATTGTTATTGGCGGGATCATCAGAGATGACCATTTCACAATATAGAGGTCAGCAAactcatcatcctcatcatcaccACCTGATTTTGAAGTTAAGGTAAAAGAGATTTCAATCCCTGCAATAACTTTCAATAGCCCCTGAAGCACAGCAGCAAGGTGGGCACTAGTCCCTCCGATCAACCAAAACTGCTCGTTTCTCCACCACTCTTCTAGCTCAATGCCAGACCATTTAATCTCAAGCACAGCAAGCATGCATAGAGTGAGGGTGATGGTCAAAAGATAGGTCAGGAATGTAACATTGAGGCTCTGGACAATGAATTGACCAGAGAAGAGGGAAAGGGCCGGAAGGAAGCAGTAGACGATGAGGAAGATGGAGGTAAAGGGGTAAATACCCACATTGAGGTATGCTATCCTTTGCAGAAGCTTCATTCTTGGGCTGGCTAGGAGGGCATTGTTGCGAGAGAAGAATATCTCAACTGAGCCAGTAGCCCAGCGCAGAACCTGATGCAACCTATCAGTAAGATTGATAGGAGCGGTTCCACGGAATGCATCTCGCTTGGTCACACAGTAAACTGATTTCCATCCTCTGTTATGCATCCTATACCCAGTGACCACATCTTCAGTAACTGATCCGTAAATCCACCCTACACGCTGTCCCCACTCAGTCTTGTCTTCATACCAGCAGGAAATGACACTGATCGCCTCTGCAACAGTAGATGCATCAAGAAGCTCACGAGGAATGGTCAGAGCACCAGGTGGGCGTCCATTCTTCACAGCTGGGTGATCTGCAAGGGGACGACCTTGGAACTCTGCCACTGGAATCGAATCAATGAGGAAACTTGAGTTCCCAAACCTCTTAGGCAGCAGGGAGAGATTCATCTCTTCATCATCAGAATCACCCATTCTTAAGGCTCGGTTTTCTTCAGGGGTGTTGGCTACCGAGGAATGCTTTCTGCGACGAGAAAAGCAGCAACTGCAACAACCTGGGTGATGTTCTTTTGACCGCGGTGGGTCGAAACCATAAAGGGAAATTCTACGAAAGAGACATCCAGTTCCAACATAAACTGGGCCCTGAAGCCCATCAAGAGCTCGCATATTGACATCAAAGAAAACAGTGTTGTGATTGGCATATCGATCTGAAGGGTCAATACCCTCAAATCTCTGAGGAAACTGGACATAACAAAGGCGGTCACCTCCACGATCCATCATGAAGCACATGCCTTCCCTCATTGCCTGAGAGTTGTAAATATAATGGTCACAGTCAAGGTTGAGAATGAACGGGCCATTGGACATTATGGCAGAGGCCCGAACGAGGGCATTCATGGCTCCGGCCTTCTTGTTGTGATCATAGCCTGGGCGTTTCTCACGCGACACATAAACAAGCATGGGAAGGCGGATATCAACGTCAGTGAGGTCAATGAGCCTAGCATCATCATCAGCTCCATGCAGCGGTTCATCACTGGGAGGTTTTAACATCACCTGCATCAACAGGGTGAATAAGTGTTCAGCcctaacctttttttttttggggttaagTTATACATGCAAAATATGTAAGAACAATCCCTCTGCAGTTAGACAGCAGAATAATATAGTTTACCAGAACTAGAGGAATACCTGTATAATACCAGCATGGTCACTCTTAGAATGCTCAGGTGAAGCACTCAACCAAGTCCCTGGCCAGTGGGTTCCATCAGCCATCCATGTTGCTTTGGGAACCTTCACACTCTCCACAGGTTCATCCTCTCTGTTCTCTCTTTGAAGCTTCATGGCCTTGATTTCTTCCCGAGCATGATAAGCATCTGACCGTCGGCGTATAGAGTCAGGCAGTCCATTAATCCGAACCTTGAACTCATCATATTCACGTTTTACCCTTCGACGATCCTTGACAAAGTCAGGCAGCACTTTGTTCTTGTATGGATCCCtcttcaaattgaaataaGATTCAGGATTCCTGGGCTCAATCCTATGTTTACGGCAGAAGGGTACCCATATATTAGCAAAACTAGCAGCTTCTGCCATGGCCTCAAAAGTTAAAAGTGCACCTCCATCATCAGAAACATAGCAAGCTAGCTTTTCAACAGGATAATCAGTAGCCAGAATAGATAAGATAGTGTTTGCAGTGACAAGAGGTGGTTCTTTATCTGGATCTGCAGTGGAGACAAAGATATCTATGCCTGGAAGATCAGATTTCCCGGTGGGGTTGTTGGGGCTAGGTGTTTCAAACTTCTCCTTCAAGACATTAAGATCCGTAGAACGATTGACTGGGCATAACTTGGGCAGTTGGTCAAGCAGCCAAGAAAAAGCAAACCAGATCTCACAAACTACTGACATTCCCCAAAGCCAGATTGCATCATTATTTGGGTGGTTGACCCTCCATGCCAAGAACAGTGCAAGGACAACCATACGAATAAATATTAGAAGCCTGTGAACACATAAGCAACAGAGAGCAAAAGGCAATTATTTTCAGGACAATGAAGAATGATCTCAAAAGGAATGCACCAAGTATTCGTAGCTTATTTATAATCTCGCGGATCTCTCTATCAGCAGGATAACATAAAGATGTAGCTCATTGTAGACAGCTAAATTTGGTGTGGCGACAAATAGGTCCAATGCATTCTCCAATCTCAAAATCAACCGCTGAGCACACAGCATATGActctgtatatatgtatacgtGGATCTTCTTACCACTTAATTTAGAAATGCATCTGAATGAAATAAACATGTGGAATGGTGATGTTTTGAAAATGTAAAGTTATCATTCATTTTGCAAATGAGATTGCCATCATAACATAGTTTACCACTTAATTTAGAAATGCATCTGAATGAAATAAAGATGTGGAATGGTGATGTTTTGAAAATGTAAAGTTATCATTTTTGGATAAAAGTAAGGCAAGAAATGTACCTATACGGGCTTAGAATAGCTGCAGGTATCTTTAATTTCCGTGTGAGTGGCCTCCATGGTTTGTTCATCAACTCTGTTGGTTCAACGATTTCATCATCTTTCCCATTTCCAAAACCTCCCTCCTTGGGCCATATGGCATTTCCATACCCATAAGTTCCCTTTGTTTCAAAGAGCCACCGGTTGTGATCAAAATCCCCAGTTTGACTCCTCATCAGCACTGACTTTGTTGACTTCATCAATGACAACCTCCTCTCATTTTTAGACATCCCGTTTGGAAGAGGAAGTGGGAGCGGTGGCCGTGCATTATCCACAGCCATTTCATCCAAATCTGTGTTTTTGTATGTTTCCTTGCATCCAGGGCAAATACTACCCCCTGTTTTCACAGCATCTGTATAGCAATCCCGACATATTTTGAAATCACACTCACAAGGAAGAATATCCACTCCACGTTCATC
Above is a window of Prunus persica cultivar Lovell chromosome G2, Prunus_persica_NCBIv2, whole genome shotgun sequence DNA encoding:
- the LOC18786057 gene encoding transducin beta-like protein 3, whose amino-acid sequence is MASLPLKKNYRCVPSLQQFYSGGPFVVSSDGSFIACKCGDSIKIVDTSNASIRSTIEGDSEDVTALALSPDDKLLFSSGHSRQIRIWDLATFKCVRSWKGHDGPVMGMACHPSGGLLATAGADRKVLVWDVDGSFCTHYFKGHKGVVSSVLFHPDPTKSLLFSASDDTTVHVWDLLAKKCVATLNGHHSTVTSMALSEDGTTLLTAGRDKVVILWNLHDFSCMKTVTTYEVLEGVCAIHSGPLLSSCLSSCKQKSGKKSGLPAICFITVGERGVVRIWNSEGAVCLFEQKSSDVTPSSDGDESKRGFTAAVLLPSDKGLLCVTADQEFLLYSPVKVPEGTLEFVLSKRLVGYNDEIVDMKFLGDEEQFLAVATNIEQVRVYDVASMSCSYVLAGHTGIVLCLDTCVSSCGRTLIVTGSKDNTVRLWESESRCCLGLGIGHMGSIGAIAFSKKRKDFFVSGSSDRTLKVWNLDGLPDNGEKPINLKAKAGVAAHDKDINSVAVAPNDSLVCSGSQDRTACVWRLPDLVPVVVLKGHKRGVWSVEFSPVDQCVITASGDKTIKIWAISDGSCLKTFEGHTTSVLRASFLTRGTQFVSCGADGLLKLWMVKTDECIATYDQHENKVYALAVGKNTEMLATGSSDAVINLWYDCTASDKEEAFRREEEGVLKNQELENAVLDADFTKAIQVAFELRKPHKLYECFSQVWRKRKNEKQIEKSLQTLGKEELKLLFEYVREWNTKPKLCHVAHFVLSKVFSILNPIEITEIKGIDEVLEGLLSYSQRHFSRMDRHVTSTFLVNYTLTGMSVIEPETDTRVMDDRSLMHSVGDDENGTLIQELEDEEQKQTSQGLKEKAVSKKRKSKKSKDGVNKKVKGSSL
- the LOC18786977 gene encoding uncharacterized protein LOC18786977 → MKQTHLPLLVLVVLTPFIINHLKVMATSLLVNMNLIMAAIIILCNISSVSSTNTNTNTSLPPPMSPRNQYEEIGAAIGEMQSGNYFTFVMLMNMVGPFDERLEKNVTFLMPNDQMLSEVVLPVAVAHEEGDAVMDLLLRHSIPSPLLFEYLEHIPTGSTIPSSKPGYLLRVSNNASNNAGRYFYLNNVKIVKPNVCAASASSIRCHGIDGVLAALAPPPPPLPPPPDQDDDSCSDKAPPASSSPVDDNPNTPAAVPASPPTDPANLKSSAATSSLFLSSHEQGRGLRMSLTSCAILLSVFISMI